The Pseudodesulfovibrio alkaliphilus DNA segment ACTGACCGGCCAGCTCCTCGGACGTGGAGGCCACCTCCTCTGACGTGGCTGCGTTGCGCTGGACCACGGTATCGAGATCCTGGATGGCATTGTTGATCTCTTCGGCCCCCACCCGCTGCTCGCCGGTTGCTGCCGAGATTTCCTGAATCAGTTCGGCCGTCTTGCGGATATCTGGCACCAGCTGTTCGAGCATCTTGCCCGCCCGGTTGGCCACAGCGTTGCTCGACGCCGAGAGCTGGCCGATCTCTGCCGCTGCCGCGCCGCTGCGCTCGGCCAGCTTGCGCACTTCGGCAGCCACCACGGCAAAGCCCTTGCCGTGCTCCCCGGCACGAGCCGCCTCGATGGCCGCATTGAGGGCCAGCAGATTGGTCTGGCGTGCGATTTCCTCGATGATGGTGATCTTGTCCGCGATCTCGGTCATGGCGCCCACGGCCTCGGCCACGGCCTCGCCTCCGTGCTGGGCGTCCCGGGCCGCCTTGCTCGCCAGGGATTCCGTCTGGTTGGCATTCTCGGAGTTCTGGGCGATGCTGGATGTCATCTCCTCCATGGCCGAGGAGAGCTTGTCCACGGCATCGGCCTGATTGTTGGCGCCGATGGACAGATCCTGGGCCGTGGCGCTCAATTCCTCGCCGCCGGCAGAGACCTGCTCGGCAGCGGCATGCACGTCGCCGACGATGCGCTGCAACTGCGCGGCCATTCGTTCAAAGGATTCCTTGAGCATCCGCATCTCGCCGCTGTAGGAGGTCTCGAAACGGACATCGAGATCGCCGTCGCTGATGGCCTCGGCCTGAGCTGCGATGGAGGCCAGCGGCCGGGTTATCAGCCTGCGGGAGACAAGAAAAATGACCAGGATGGCCAGGGCCAGCCCCGTGGCGCCCAGGAGCAGCAGCCGGGTGCGCAGCTGGGCCGCTTCGGTCATGAGGTCGTCCTGGTCGGCGGCCAGGGCCACGATCCAGCCGGTTTCCGGCACCTGGCTGAAGGCCAGGTACTTGATGTCCCCCTGCCACAAATACTCGATGAAGCCGCTTTTACGGGTAATCATCGTTCTGATGAAGTCGTGCTGGCTCACGTCTTCAAAGATGAGCCCCTTGTCGGGGTGGGCCAGGATGCGGCCGTCCAGGTCGAGAATGAAGGCATAGCCCTCGGAGCCGACCTTGATGGGATCGATGTAGGCGGCGGTGAAGGCCGAGGCCATGATGGACATGCCAACATAGCCCACGGTCCGGCCCTTGTCGCGGATACGCACGGCGATGGCCACCCGCGGCTGCTTGCTGACGGGCGAGAGCACGATATTGGAGATGTAGCTGGCCTTGTCTTCCTTGATGATGGTCGTGAAGTATTCCTGGTTGACATAGGAGCGGCCGCGACCGCCCGGATTGGTGGTGACGACGGAGATGCCCTGGGCATCGTGGACAAAGAGGGACTCCAGCGCCGGGTCGGCCTCCTTGGCCTTGACCAGCCAGGCAGTGGCCGCCTCAAAATCGCCGCCAAGGGCCGCCTCGATGACGTACGGATTCTCCGCCGCCAAGTTCAGATAGCGCAGCTTGTCGCCGAGCCAGCCGCTCAAGGTGGAGGTAACGGTTCTGCTGTTTTGGGAAAGGATTTTGTCGGAGATGGACAAGGTCAGGTTTCTGGTGCTCAGGGTCACATCGACGACGATGGCCCCGAGCAGCGCGAGAATGACGACAGAGATGACCAGGATCAGCCTCT contains these protein-coding regions:
- a CDS encoding methyl-accepting chemotaxis protein is translated as MRIVENLGVGQRLILVISVVILALLGAIVVDVTLSTRNLTLSISDKILSQNSRTVTSTLSGWLGDKLRYLNLAAENPYVIEAALGGDFEAATAWLVKAKEADPALESLFVHDAQGISVVTTNPGGRGRSYVNQEYFTTIIKEDKASYISNIVLSPVSKQPRVAIAVRIRDKGRTVGYVGMSIMASAFTAAYIDPIKVGSEGYAFILDLDGRILAHPDKGLIFEDVSQHDFIRTMITRKSGFIEYLWQGDIKYLAFSQVPETGWIVALAADQDDLMTEAAQLRTRLLLLGATGLALAILVIFLVSRRLITRPLASIAAQAEAISDGDLDVRFETSYSGEMRMLKESFERMAAQLQRIVGDVHAAAEQVSAGGEELSATAQDLSIGANNQADAVDKLSSAMEEMTSSIAQNSENANQTESLASKAARDAQHGGEAVAEAVGAMTEIADKITIIEEIARQTNLLALNAAIEAARAGEHGKGFAVVAAEVRKLAERSGAAAAEIGQLSASSNAVANRAGKMLEQLVPDIRKTAELIQEISAATGEQRVGAEEINNAIQDLDTVVQRNAATSEEVASTSEELAGQSVQLQQTIGFFRLAGVSGGPAPKTAAKGPKVARATPAALPSSAASADKAEADDEFERF